One genomic segment of Clostridia bacterium includes these proteins:
- the ftcD gene encoding glutamate formimidoyltransferase, which yields MSKLIECVPNFSEGRDLDKIEKIVNPFRGKDGVKLLDYKRDADHNRVVVTVVGEPQAVKNAVLEAMGIAIELIDLTKHQGQHPRMGAVDVVPFIPIKNVSMTEAVELAKEVAKEASEKYNLPIFLYEKAATDPQRENLANIRKGEFEGMAEKIKLPEWKPDYGTAAIHPTAGATVIGARMPLVAFNVNLSTNSMDIANKIARNVRFLNGGLRYCKAIGIELKDRGIVQISMNMTDYTKTALYRSFELVRIEAARYGVSIVGSEIIGLLPMEALIDTAVYYLGVEDFSMEQILENRLME from the coding sequence ATGAGCAAACTAATTGAATGTGTGCCGAATTTCAGCGAAGGCAGGGATTTGGACAAAATAGAGAAAATAGTAAATCCCTTCAGGGGAAAAGACGGCGTCAAGCTTTTGGACTACAAAAGGGATGCGGACCACAACAGAGTTGTTGTTACAGTTGTAGGAGAACCTCAGGCGGTTAAGAATGCGGTGCTTGAAGCCATGGGTATTGCAATTGAGCTGATTGATTTGACAAAGCATCAGGGACAGCATCCTAGAATGGGAGCTGTAGATGTAGTGCCTTTCATACCCATAAAAAATGTGAGTATGACTGAAGCAGTTGAGCTTGCAAAGGAAGTAGCCAAGGAAGCATCAGAAAAGTACAATCTTCCGATATTCTTATATGAGAAGGCAGCCACGGACCCACAAAGAGAGAACCTGGCAAACATCCGCAAAGGTGAATTTGAAGGTATGGCAGAAAAGATAAAGCTGCCTGAGTGGAAACCGGACTATGGTACAGCAGCGATACATCCTACAGCCGGTGCAACAGTAATCGGCGCTAGAATGCCGCTTGTAGCATTTAATGTTAACTTGAGTACAAACAGCATGGATATCGCTAATAAGATTGCAAGGAATGTAAGATTCCTAAACGGTGGCTTGAGATACTGCAAGGCAATAGGCATCGAGCTTAAGGACAGGGGAATAGTACAGATTTCCATGAATATGACAGACTATACAAAAACAGCGCTTTACAGATCCTTTGAACTCGTCAGGATAGAAGCGGCAAGATACGGTGTGAGCATAGTGGGCAGTGAGATAATAGGATTGCTGCCTATGGAAGCGCTCATTGACACAGCTGTGTACTACTTGGGCGTGGAGGACTTCTCCATGGAACAGATTCTTGAAAACAGGTTGATGGAATAA
- a CDS encoding ABC transporter permease encodes MKLISIITKDLKTILSDKKALAVIIFMPLVLMVILSSALKGNFISGGAGDMTKVSIAVVKQYDREYDSQRFDSTLSNGFLAQGMGDEAAEELRATSDDVDPEEIFFEDFLGSEEVSKIIAYRIEEEDRALELLKSGEVSAAVLLPENFVYDMKINLLTPFRNKVDIKVMTHPDRSISGQVVQSVVEAYSDAMTSVVIGKNVLIEAAMEQDLAGDGFKGMKDAMDGITNVMKSIRININDISVEGRKNISSFDYYAVAMLAMFILFAASHGGRMLLEEKENITYQRMIIAGTTKLGILAGKFFTVFLIALLQMGIMIAFSHFVLKVQWGGTTPILLISLSAAFAIAGIGSALAAATYKAGNYKMASIFETAFIQTMALLGGSFFPIDIMPSIFQKLSVISVNGVVLKAYLKIMRGYGTAEVMSHIAILASIGVLFALLSLIILREKGGIADAKYNQVKTLKA; translated from the coding sequence ATGAAGCTTATAAGCATTATAACAAAGGATTTAAAAACGATACTGAGTGATAAGAAGGCTTTGGCGGTAATCATATTCATGCCCCTGGTGCTTATGGTGATATTGAGTTCTGCTTTGAAAGGGAACTTCATTAGCGGAGGCGCAGGGGATATGACAAAGGTAAGCATAGCTGTTGTGAAGCAATACGACAGGGAATATGACTCCCAGAGGTTTGACAGCACCTTAAGCAATGGTTTCCTTGCTCAGGGAATGGGTGACGAGGCTGCGGAGGAGCTAAGAGCGACCAGTGACGACGTTGATCCGGAGGAAATATTTTTTGAGGATTTTCTAGGCAGTGAAGAGGTAAGCAAAATAATAGCATACAGGATAGAGGAGGAGGACAGGGCTCTTGAGCTCCTGAAAAGCGGAGAAGTTTCTGCGGCTGTTCTTCTTCCTGAGAATTTTGTATATGATATGAAGATAAATCTGCTCACACCCTTCAGGAATAAGGTGGATATCAAAGTAATGACGCATCCGGACAGGAGCATAAGCGGTCAGGTGGTTCAGAGTGTTGTGGAGGCTTATTCTGATGCAATGACTTCGGTTGTAATAGGCAAGAATGTTCTTATTGAGGCTGCTATGGAGCAGGACCTTGCGGGCGACGGCTTCAAGGGCATGAAGGACGCAATGGACGGAATCACCAATGTAATGAAGAGTATCAGGATAAACATTAATGATATCTCGGTGGAAGGCAGGAAGAATATTTCCAGTTTCGATTATTATGCTGTGGCTATGCTGGCGATGTTCATACTCTTTGCCGCAAGTCACGGCGGGAGAATGCTTCTGGAGGAAAAGGAGAACATAACCTACCAGAGGATGATAATAGCCGGCACAACGAAACTTGGAATACTGGCAGGCAAGTTCTTTACTGTATTCTTGATTGCCTTGCTTCAGATGGGTATTATGATTGCATTCTCACATTTTGTTTTGAAGGTTCAGTGGGGCGGCACAACTCCTATTTTACTAATAAGTCTCAGCGCCGCATTTGCAATTGCAGGGATAGGGAGCGCTCTTGCAGCAGCCACTTATAAGGCAGGAAATTATAAAATGGCCAGCATATTTGAGACAGCGTTTATACAGACTATGGCACTACTGGGAGGCAGCTTCTTCCCAATAGACATTATGCCATCAATATTTCAGAAGCTCAGTGTTATATCAGTTAATGGGGTAGTTTTGAAAGCATATCTTAAGATCATGAGGGGATATGGGACAGCGGAGGTAATGAGTCACATTGCCATACTAGCAAGTATCGGGGTTTTGTTTGCACTGTTATCGTTGATTATACTCAGAGAGAAGGGAGGGATTGCGGATGCTAAGTATAATCAGGTTAAGACTCTTAAGGCTTAA
- a CDS encoding AAA family ATPase, with amino-acid sequence MSSVQVKLLQAPLVLKDSEQIVFPFKKAEALFYYLVVNKQASRDELVDLLWGETDEETARKNLRHAIYMIRKAFDAEIIISPQKSTVLLNPDIEIKTDLQSFLQEEESALEAYGGEFLKGFLVKDGEKYEEWMFQCRDYYRDKYIAGLYEKLNQCSMKSENSKLEYYSKLLINEDPLDERPYRLLMESYGSIGAYHKAEELYLRLKHTLGQELGIAPDSKTEKLHKNNLARRSIEDNKRDSARGFFFGRSRELDIIREQFESFSLQKGNKSILIVGEAGIGKTRLKERVFENVDESSLYVINSNCYQAEEDYPLKPWNQVFSTLAEIIKEENIEIPQLWKNIIVRLFPAFDPEVQTAADTLIERTDKVKYKVVEEAVLEVLKKVSRKKKLAIVFEDLHWMDSTSIRLLSFVLRRLGGSGVMVVATCRNSYEKRIEQFIAAMVKDGLVEKLVLSRFTRDEVEGFIMELLPQQQLSQEMRKRIYEETEGNAFFLIELLNTVKEKGVIGEISGKAQDILKSRIIDIPEEGMKLLNITSMFFDRVDLDMLQTLSGRDESELLDTLEELQGRYIIREVENGEDISFEFTHNKLREFIYGLQSTSRRKILHNRIGQALEKRLTGGFEDRFLYPKLIYHFSNGGNKLAGLNYRIKNLDIYSDFSHELFPVQYDDVEAGGQSFIKQEESIKYLEELEEQLKEIKGQDKNNQEILKLELALYYAKGSYCIQEGEYGLGVKAIKDMLERACESGDFRYVLKGCRRMIYYGIQVHNTELMQEYLTKGIELAGQHNQMKEMGILLRLKGLQRLMTENYEEAEETLKHSIGVFEALNRQEDRYSLNIAAAYNYVGEIRRYNMRFSEALKYYDKAMDICDEKRIFRGIAVFSTNAGKAAFDMGDYHRAKSYFMKAIKDYNQMDTLLGRSTAEGYMALLLIRETRYEEALEYMQRSEIYSEKLKSPYELGLVCRVKAEIKMKLDRNPKPRSIFEKHLPLTVSEYCSQGIKHLSGVRNCYERGILEVLAKNKG; translated from the coding sequence ATGAGTTCCGTACAGGTTAAGCTGCTTCAGGCTCCGCTGGTTCTAAAAGACAGTGAGCAGATTGTATTTCCCTTTAAGAAGGCTGAGGCTCTGTTTTACTATCTTGTTGTAAACAAGCAGGCTTCAAGGGATGAATTGGTGGATCTTCTCTGGGGGGAAACTGATGAGGAAACGGCCAGAAAAAACCTGCGCCACGCCATATACATGATACGAAAGGCTTTCGATGCGGAAATTATCATATCACCCCAGAAATCAACTGTATTGCTTAACCCTGACATCGAAATAAAAACAGACCTGCAAAGCTTCCTCCAGGAGGAGGAAAGTGCTTTAGAGGCATATGGCGGTGAGTTCCTCAAGGGCTTTCTGGTTAAGGATGGGGAGAAGTATGAAGAATGGATGTTCCAATGCAGGGATTATTATAGAGACAAGTATATAGCCGGGCTATATGAAAAGCTTAATCAATGCAGCATGAAAAGTGAGAACAGTAAGCTTGAATACTATTCAAAGCTGCTTATCAACGAGGATCCCTTGGATGAAAGACCTTACAGACTGCTCATGGAGAGCTATGGCAGCATAGGGGCTTATCATAAGGCTGAGGAGCTTTATCTCAGGCTGAAGCACACCTTGGGACAGGAGCTTGGTATAGCACCGGATAGTAAAACCGAGAAGCTGCATAAGAATAATCTGGCAAGGCGCAGTATAGAGGATAACAAGAGGGACAGCGCCAGGGGATTTTTCTTTGGACGGTCCAGGGAGCTGGACATAATAAGGGAGCAGTTTGAAAGCTTCAGTCTTCAGAAGGGAAACAAGTCAATCCTGATAGTTGGTGAGGCAGGAATAGGTAAGACAAGGCTTAAGGAGCGCGTTTTTGAAAATGTGGATGAAAGCAGCCTATATGTAATTAACTCCAATTGCTATCAAGCTGAGGAGGATTATCCACTTAAGCCGTGGAATCAGGTCTTTTCGACCTTAGCAGAGATAATAAAGGAAGAAAACATAGAAATACCTCAGCTATGGAAAAACATAATTGTACGTCTTTTTCCGGCCTTTGATCCTGAGGTACAGACTGCTGCCGATACCCTCATTGAGCGTACAGACAAGGTGAAATACAAGGTAGTTGAGGAAGCGGTGCTGGAGGTGCTTAAAAAGGTAAGCAGGAAAAAGAAGCTGGCAATTGTCTTCGAGGACCTGCACTGGATGGACAGCACCAGTATCAGGCTATTGAGCTTTGTGCTCAGGCGTCTGGGCGGCAGCGGGGTTATGGTGGTTGCCACCTGCCGCAACAGCTATGAAAAAAGGATAGAGCAGTTTATTGCCGCCATGGTAAAGGATGGGCTGGTGGAAAAGCTTGTGCTTTCAAGGTTCACAAGGGATGAGGTAGAAGGGTTCATTATGGAGCTTCTGCCTCAGCAGCAGCTATCCCAGGAGATGAGGAAACGTATATACGAGGAAACAGAGGGAAATGCCTTTTTTCTTATAGAGCTCCTGAATACCGTCAAGGAGAAGGGGGTTATAGGTGAAATCTCCGGCAAAGCCCAGGACATATTGAAGAGCAGGATTATTGACATACCTGAAGAGGGGATGAAGCTTCTTAATATCACATCCATGTTCTTTGACAGGGTTGACCTGGATATGCTTCAAACCCTAAGCGGCAGGGATGAATCGGAGCTTCTGGACACACTTGAGGAGCTGCAAGGCAGATATATCATTAGAGAAGTAGAGAATGGCGAGGATATAAGCTTTGAGTTCACACACAATAAGCTTAGAGAGTTCATATACGGACTTCAGTCCACCTCCAGACGCAAAATTTTGCATAATCGTATCGGACAAGCTTTGGAGAAGCGGCTTACAGGAGGCTTCGAGGATAGGTTCTTATACCCAAAACTGATATACCATTTCTCAAATGGGGGAAACAAGCTGGCCGGGTTGAACTACCGCATTAAAAACCTTGATATATATTCTGATTTCAGTCATGAGCTTTTCCCCGTACAATACGACGATGTAGAAGCAGGGGGACAGTCCTTTATCAAGCAGGAGGAATCTATCAAATACCTGGAGGAGCTTGAGGAGCAGCTGAAGGAAATCAAGGGACAGGACAAGAATAACCAGGAGATACTCAAGCTGGAGCTTGCTTTATACTATGCTAAAGGCAGTTACTGCATACAGGAAGGGGAATACGGCCTGGGAGTCAAAGCAATCAAGGATATGCTGGAGCGTGCCTGCGAAAGCGGTGACTTCCGATATGTGCTGAAGGGTTGCAGGCGGATGATATATTATGGGATTCAGGTTCACAACACCGAACTGATGCAGGAGTATCTGACAAAAGGGATAGAACTTGCAGGCCAGCATAACCAAATGAAGGAAATGGGCATATTACTGCGCTTGAAGGGCTTACAAAGGCTTATGACAGAAAACTACGAAGAGGCTGAAGAAACTTTGAAGCATTCCATTGGAGTATTTGAAGCACTGAATAGGCAGGAAGACCGGTATTCATTGAATATCGCAGCTGCATATAACTATGTGGGGGAAATCCGCCGCTACAATATGAGATTCTCAGAGGCACTGAAATATTATGATAAGGCGATGGATATATGTGATGAAAAGAGAATTTTCAGGGGAATAGCAGTTTTTAGTACAAATGCGGGCAAGGCCGCTTTTGATATGGGGGATTACCATCGTGCGAAAAGCTACTTTATGAAAGCAATAAAGGATTACAACCAGATGGATACGCTGCTGGGACGCTCCACTGCAGAAGGCTATATGGCACTTCTGCTTATAAGGGAAACAAGATATGAAGAAGCGCTGGAGTATATGCAAAGAAGCGAGATATACTCTGAGAAGCTGAAAAGTCCTTATGAGCTGGGCTTGGTCTGCAGGGTTAAAGCGGAAATAAAGATGAAGCTGGACAGGAATCCAAAGCCCAGGAGTATCTTCGAAAAGCATCTTCCTCTGACGGTCAGCGAATACTGCAGTCAAGGGATTAAGCATCTGAGCGGTGTCAGGAACTGTTACGAAAGAGGAATATTAGAGGTACTAGCAAAGAATAAGGGATAA
- a CDS encoding ABC transporter permease, protein MLSIIRLRLLRLKDEIVVFVLMTVMAFGLTAIFGASFDGFRPTVLIVDEDKGSYSEVFINELKDNNAINFAASDMKNATAEVEEGKVLAALVIQKGFSEDIKGGERVSLGVMKIKDDTLILTLQKLVSGIAQKMAGGTRIADITADFIQAQKPEVERQAVTAAAYGDVMDAWKYKRPIEVTSSVAETGSSSSYNNLKHSMIGFSLFFSMYTMVFGIGTILNDRQYKTWQRMLISPVSKASILGGSMVVAYITGAIQIGVLILGGKYLLGIDWGSSIPGVLMVAAAFVFTVTAMGLLLSGVVKTHAQLSAITPVVLTSTSMLGGCMWPLEIVNSKLMLFLAELTPQKWAVQGMESIASKGMGFEAAVLPTLVLLAMGMVFFAAGVKVMKFD, encoded by the coding sequence ATGCTAAGTATAATCAGGTTAAGACTCTTAAGGCTTAAGGACGAGATAGTGGTATTTGTGCTGATGACTGTCATGGCCTTTGGCCTCACCGCAATATTCGGGGCCTCCTTCGATGGGTTCAGACCTACAGTGCTGATTGTAGATGAGGATAAAGGCAGCTATTCGGAGGTTTTCATAAATGAGCTAAAGGATAATAACGCTATTAACTTCGCAGCCTCAGATATGAAAAATGCAACAGCAGAAGTGGAAGAGGGCAAGGTACTTGCTGCATTGGTAATACAGAAAGGGTTTAGTGAGGATATAAAAGGCGGTGAGCGGGTATCGCTGGGAGTAATGAAGATTAAAGATGATACTTTGATACTCACCCTTCAGAAGCTGGTATCCGGGATTGCGCAGAAAATGGCAGGGGGAACAAGGATAGCAGATATCACAGCAGATTTCATACAGGCTCAGAAGCCTGAAGTTGAGCGGCAGGCTGTGACGGCAGCTGCATACGGAGATGTGATGGACGCTTGGAAATACAAGAGGCCTATAGAGGTAACATCTTCTGTTGCTGAAACTGGATCAAGCAGCAGTTATAACAACTTGAAGCATTCGATGATTGGCTTCTCTTTATTCTTCTCGATGTACACAATGGTGTTTGGAATAGGTACAATATTAAATGACAGACAGTACAAGACCTGGCAGAGGATGCTCATTTCACCCGTATCCAAGGCGTCGATACTTGGGGGCAGCATGGTGGTGGCATATATCACCGGTGCCATTCAAATAGGAGTATTGATACTTGGAGGCAAATATCTGCTGGGAATAGACTGGGGAAGCAGTATACCGGGAGTCTTGATGGTAGCGGCAGCATTTGTATTCACTGTTACCGCAATGGGCTTGCTGCTGTCAGGTGTGGTAAAGACCCACGCTCAGCTTTCTGCGATAACTCCGGTGGTGCTTACCAGCACTTCAATGCTCGGAGGCTGCATGTGGCCATTAGAGATAGTCAATTCAAAGCTGATGTTGTTTTTGGCTGAGCTTACACCTCAGAAATGGGCGGTACAGGGTATGGAAAGCATAGCTAGCAAGGGCATGGGCTTTGAAGCGGCGGTTTTACCGACACTTGTGCTTTTGGCAATGGGGATGGTTTTCTTTGCTGCAGGGGTGAAGGTCATGAAGTTCGATTGA
- a CDS encoding prolyl-tRNA synthetase associated domain-containing protein — MSENEKNVYDAFKKLEIPYTRYEHIPAYTIQDLDNMRLKMEGRHCKNLFVRNHNGDKHYLVLVSPEKKADLKNLSAQIGSTRLSFASSERLSKYLGLTPGSVTPLGLLNDEGKEVTVLIDEALKNSKHICLHPNVNTVTVSILYDDFIKFLKWRGNKFEYVKI; from the coding sequence ATGTCCGAAAATGAAAAGAATGTTTACGATGCATTTAAAAAATTGGAAATCCCGTATACACGATATGAACATATACCCGCATATACAATACAAGACCTTGATAATATGAGACTGAAAATGGAAGGCCGGCACTGCAAGAACCTCTTTGTCAGGAATCACAATGGGGATAAGCACTATCTGGTCCTTGTGTCCCCGGAAAAAAAAGCAGACCTTAAGAATCTTTCAGCGCAGATAGGCAGCACTCGCTTAAGCTTTGCTTCATCAGAAAGGCTTTCTAAATATCTGGGCTTGACCCCTGGCTCCGTCACTCCCCTTGGACTGTTGAATGATGAAGGAAAGGAAGTCACAGTTCTTATAGATGAAGCCCTCAAGAATTCAAAGCATATATGCCTTCATCCCAATGTCAATACAGTTACTGTTTCAATACTGTACGATGACTTTATAAAGTTCCTGAAATGGCGAGGCAACAAGTTCGAATATGTAAAGATATGA
- a CDS encoding formate--tetrahydrofolate ligase: MENKVPSDIEIAQQAKMKPVSEIAEQWGIQEDELELYGKYKAKINLSIFDRLKDKPDGKLILVTAITPTPAGEGKSTTTVGLGQALNKIGKKTVIALREPSLGPVFGVKGGAAGGGYAQVVPMEDINLHFTGDMHAITTANNLLSAIIDNHFNNGNSLNIDPRQIVWKRVMDMNDRALREVVVGLGGKANGFVRQDGFMITVASEIMAILCLSNDLMDLKERLGRMVIAYNFAGGPVTCADLKVQGAMAMLMKDAIKPNLVQTLENTPALIHGGPFANIAHGCNSIMATKLGLKLGEYLVTEAGFGADLGAEKFLDIKCRYGGLKPSAVVIVATIRALKMHGGVVKAELGKENLEAVDKGFANLEKQVENIRRFGLPAMIAVNRFVSDTEAEIELLIKKCKIYGVEVSLNECWEKGGEGGIHMAETLVKMVEASAPDFKYLYDVEMPIADKIDAIVKEIYGGDGVVFSSKAQKEIKKLVEIGLDKLPICMAKTQYSLSDDPSLLGAPKGFKVNVKEVRVSAGAGFIVCLTGDIMIMPGLPKVPAAEKIDIDENGVITGLF; this comes from the coding sequence ATGGAGAATAAAGTACCTAGCGACATAGAAATAGCTCAGCAGGCGAAAATGAAGCCTGTATCAGAGATTGCAGAACAGTGGGGAATACAAGAGGATGAGCTGGAGCTTTACGGGAAATATAAGGCAAAAATCAACCTCAGCATTTTTGATAGACTTAAGGATAAGCCTGATGGCAAACTGATATTGGTTACGGCTATCACTCCAACTCCAGCAGGAGAAGGCAAGTCAACAACTACAGTAGGCTTAGGCCAGGCGCTTAACAAAATAGGCAAAAAAACAGTAATTGCCTTAAGAGAACCATCTTTGGGCCCGGTTTTCGGGGTGAAAGGCGGAGCTGCAGGCGGCGGCTATGCCCAGGTAGTGCCTATGGAGGATATCAATCTCCATTTTACTGGTGATATGCATGCTATAACAACAGCTAACAACCTGCTTTCTGCAATAATAGACAATCATTTCAATAATGGAAATTCACTGAATATAGACCCAAGACAGATAGTTTGGAAAAGAGTAATGGATATGAACGACAGGGCGCTCCGTGAGGTGGTTGTAGGCCTTGGAGGCAAAGCCAACGGCTTTGTAAGACAGGATGGCTTCATGATTACTGTGGCTTCTGAAATAATGGCTATTCTCTGCCTTTCCAATGATTTGATGGATTTGAAGGAAAGACTCGGGAGAATGGTTATTGCATATAACTTTGCGGGCGGACCGGTTACATGTGCTGATTTAAAGGTTCAGGGAGCAATGGCAATGCTTATGAAGGATGCAATAAAACCTAACCTGGTGCAGACACTGGAGAATACACCAGCACTTATACACGGCGGACCTTTTGCCAATATAGCTCACGGCTGCAACAGCATAATGGCTACCAAGCTGGGACTTAAGCTTGGTGAATACCTTGTTACAGAGGCAGGCTTCGGTGCTGACCTTGGAGCAGAGAAGTTCCTGGACATCAAATGCCGCTATGGAGGATTAAAGCCTTCAGCTGTTGTAATAGTAGCAACTATTCGTGCTCTTAAGATGCATGGCGGAGTAGTAAAGGCGGAGTTGGGCAAAGAAAATCTTGAAGCAGTGGATAAAGGCTTTGCAAACCTTGAAAAACAGGTTGAAAATATCCGCAGGTTCGGACTGCCTGCAATGATTGCTGTAAACCGTTTTGTAAGTGATACAGAGGCAGAAATTGAACTCCTTATCAAGAAGTGCAAAATTTATGGTGTGGAAGTTTCACTGAACGAGTGTTGGGAAAAAGGCGGAGAAGGTGGAATACATATGGCTGAAACCTTGGTGAAGATGGTAGAGGCTTCAGCGCCTGATTTCAAGTACCTTTATGATGTTGAAATGCCTATAGCAGATAAGATAGATGCAATAGTAAAAGAAATCTATGGTGGAGACGGCGTAGTTTTCTCTTCTAAAGCTCAAAAGGAGATAAAGAAGCTGGTGGAAATAGGCTTGGATAAGCTGCCTATATGCATGGCAAAGACACAGTATTCACTGTCTGATGATCCAAGTCTTTTAGGTGCTCCAAAGGGCTTCAAGGTAAATGTAAAAGAGGTAAGGGTATCTGCCGGAGCAGGCTTCATAGTATGTCTGACAGGAGATATAATGATAATGCCGGGACTTCCAAAGGTACCAGCCGCAGAAAAAATTGACATCGATGAGAATGGCGTAATCACAGGATTATTCTAA
- a CDS encoding urocanate hydratase, with the protein MVSNREIAQAMIVKLDNVLPEYQKFVEGIRRAPDRGFKLTSAQTETALKNALRYIPEELHEKVAPEFLEELLIMGRIYGYRFRPEGDLKAKGIDEYKGNCIEGKAFQVMINNNLSFDIALYPYELVTYGETGSVCQNWMQYRLLTKYLETMTNEQTLVVESGHPVGLFRSKPEAPRVIITNALMVGMFDNPKDWDIAEQMGVANYGQMTAGGWMYIGPQGIVHGTFNTLLNAGRKILGIPQDEDLKGRLFITSGLGGMSGAQPKAVEIANGVGIIAEVDYSRIKTRLNQGWVKKVSSDLKEVFEAAHEYMKKREPMSIAYHGNIVDLLEYAVKNDIKIELLSDQTSCHAVYEGGYCPQGVSFEQRTQMLKSDRENFKKLVDQSLRKHFEMIKALVAKGTYFFDYGNAFMKSVYDAGVSEISKNGIDEKDGFIWPSYVEDIMGPELFDYGYGPFRWVCLSGKHEDLIKTDKAAMDCIDPDRRGQDRDNYVWIRDAEKNQLVVGTQARILYQDAMGRTKIALKFNEMVRKGEVGPIMLGRDHHDVSGTDSPFRETSNIKDGSNVMADMATQCFAGNAARGMSLIALHNGGGVGIGKSINGGFGMVLDGSERADNILKTAMPWDVMGGVARRAWARNENSITTSMEYNKDNQKTDHITIPYIPKEELVKGLVEKAFKK; encoded by the coding sequence ATGGTCAGTAACCGCGAAATAGCACAAGCAATGATAGTCAAACTTGATAATGTGCTGCCGGAGTATCAGAAATTTGTTGAAGGAATCCGCAGGGCTCCGGACAGAGGCTTTAAGCTTACCTCTGCCCAGACCGAGACGGCGCTTAAGAATGCGCTTCGTTATATACCGGAAGAACTCCACGAGAAAGTAGCTCCTGAATTTTTGGAAGAGCTTCTGATAATGGGCAGAATATACGGATATCGTTTCAGACCTGAGGGAGACCTTAAGGCGAAGGGTATAGACGAATACAAAGGGAACTGCATTGAAGGCAAGGCATTCCAGGTAATGATAAACAACAACCTCAGCTTTGATATAGCGCTGTACCCCTATGAACTGGTTACCTACGGGGAGACCGGATCTGTATGCCAGAATTGGATGCAGTACAGATTATTGACAAAGTACCTTGAAACAATGACAAATGAGCAGACTTTGGTTGTGGAATCAGGCCATCCGGTAGGATTATTCAGATCCAAGCCTGAGGCTCCAAGGGTAATAATAACCAATGCTCTTATGGTAGGTATGTTTGACAACCCAAAGGATTGGGATATTGCAGAGCAGATGGGGGTAGCCAACTACGGGCAGATGACTGCCGGAGGCTGGATGTACATAGGACCGCAGGGAATAGTACATGGCACCTTCAACACTCTCTTGAATGCAGGCAGAAAAATACTTGGGATACCTCAGGATGAGGACCTTAAAGGAAGACTGTTTATTACCTCAGGACTTGGCGGTATGAGCGGAGCTCAGCCAAAGGCAGTTGAGATTGCAAATGGAGTAGGAATAATTGCTGAAGTGGATTACTCCAGGATAAAAACAAGACTCAATCAGGGTTGGGTTAAAAAGGTATCCTCAGATCTTAAGGAAGTATTTGAAGCTGCACATGAGTATATGAAGAAGAGGGAGCCTATGTCCATTGCTTATCATGGAAACATAGTTGATCTTCTTGAGTATGCAGTGAAAAATGATATTAAGATAGAGCTTCTATCAGATCAGACCTCCTGCCACGCAGTCTATGAAGGGGGCTACTGTCCTCAGGGAGTTTCTTTCGAGCAGAGGACACAGATGCTGAAGTCTGACAGGGAGAACTTCAAGAAGCTGGTTGACCAGTCCTTGAGAAAGCACTTCGAAATGATAAAGGCATTGGTAGCAAAGGGGACTTACTTCTTCGACTATGGCAACGCATTCATGAAATCGGTTTATGATGCCGGAGTTAGTGAGATATCCAAGAATGGAATAGACGAGAAGGATGGATTCATATGGCCTTCCTATGTAGAGGACATCATGGGGCCGGAGCTCTTTGACTATGGCTATGGACCCTTCAGATGGGTATGCCTCAGTGGCAAGCATGAAGATCTGATAAAAACCGATAAGGCTGCTATGGATTGCATAGACCCCGATAGAAGAGGGCAGGATAGGGACAATTATGTATGGATCAGGGATGCAGAAAAGAACCAGCTGGTTGTTGGCACCCAAGCAAGGATATTGTACCAGGATGCTATGGGAAGAACAAAAATAGCGCTGAAATTCAACGAAATGGTTAGAAAGGGCGAAGTAGGGCCGATAATGCTGGGACGTGACCATCACGACGTAAGCGGCACTGACTCTCCTTTCAGGGAAACCTCAAACATAAAGGACGGCAGCAATGTAATGGCTGATATGGCTACTCAGTGCTTCGCAGGAAATGCGGCAAGGGGAATGAGCCTTATAGCACTCCATAACGGCGGCGGTGTAGGTATAGGAAAATCCATCAATGGCGGTTTTGGAATGGTTCTGGATGGCAGCGAAAGAGCTGACAACATACTGAAAACAGCTATGCCCTGGGATGTAATGGGTGGAGTTGCTAGGCGCGCCTGGGCGAGAAATGAAAACTCAATTACTACAAGTATGGAATACAACAAAGATAATCAAAAAACAGACCATATAACCATACCATATATTCCAAAGGAAGAGTTGGTTAAGGGCTTGGTCGAAAAGGCATTTAAAAAATAG